The Streptomyces avermitilis MA-4680 = NBRC 14893 genome contains a region encoding:
- a CDS encoding carbohydrate ABC transporter permease has product MSVLEKVRPVRTPAAAREPRATDEHGRRIRVWELALRYLLLLAVLALTVGPFLWQLSTSLKGPTEDIFSSPPKFLPGDPTLHNYQRVADTIPVWDYAFNSLKVAAANVVTNCVGSALAGYALARLRYRGRRVATLVFILAMLVPVEGIIIAQFTTMRELGLNNTLIGVVLPGCIGAMNVLLMRNAFLNLPHEIEEAAYVDGANAWQRFLRIALPSVKGTLAVVAIFAFMGAWDDFLWPLIVLSDPSKFTLTIGLNYLHGTFANDERVVAAGTVIAVAPLIALFACLQRYFFRGVGEGAVKG; this is encoded by the coding sequence GTGAGCGTCCTGGAGAAGGTACGACCCGTCCGGACACCGGCCGCCGCCCGGGAACCCCGGGCCACCGACGAGCACGGACGCCGGATCCGCGTCTGGGAACTGGCCCTGCGCTACCTGCTGTTGCTGGCCGTCCTCGCCCTCACCGTCGGCCCCTTCCTGTGGCAGCTGTCCACCTCGCTCAAGGGCCCGACCGAGGACATCTTCAGCTCCCCGCCGAAGTTCCTGCCGGGCGATCCGACCCTGCACAACTATCAGCGGGTCGCCGACACCATCCCCGTCTGGGACTACGCGTTCAACTCGCTGAAGGTGGCCGCGGCCAACGTCGTCACCAACTGCGTGGGCTCGGCACTCGCCGGCTACGCGCTGGCCCGGTTGCGCTACCGGGGCCGGCGCGTGGCCACCCTGGTCTTCATCCTGGCGATGCTCGTGCCCGTGGAGGGCATCATCATCGCCCAGTTCACGACCATGCGGGAGCTCGGCCTGAACAACACGCTGATCGGCGTGGTGCTGCCCGGCTGCATCGGCGCGATGAACGTCCTGCTGATGCGCAACGCCTTCCTCAACCTTCCCCACGAGATCGAGGAGGCCGCCTACGTCGACGGCGCGAACGCCTGGCAGCGGTTCCTGCGGATCGCGCTGCCGTCGGTGAAGGGCACCCTGGCCGTCGTCGCGATCTTCGCCTTCATGGGCGCCTGGGACGACTTCCTGTGGCCCCTGATCGTGCTCAGCGACCCCTCGAAGTTCACCCTGACCATCGGCCTCAACTATCTGCACGGCACCTTCGCCAACGACGAACGCGTGGTCGCCGCGGGCACGGTCATCGCCGTGGCACCCCTGATCGCTCTCTTCGCCTGCCTCCAGCGGTACTTCTTCCGCGGCGTGGGCGAGGGCGCCGTCAAGGGCTGA
- a CDS encoding glycoside hydrolase 5 family protein, with translation MPSAVRFGVNYTPSVGWFHHWLDFDLDSVRADLDSIAALGLDHIRVFPLWPYFQPNRTLIRPRAVEQLVALADAAAERGLDVNVDGLQGHLSSFDFLPAWTQTWHRRNIFTDPTVVEGEAEYLRTLAAALADRPNFIGMTIGNEVNQFAAGPHPDPDRITPEQAGAWLRRLLAACAQGAPGKLHLHASYDAAWYQDDQPFTPGHSARLGDMTAVHSWVFNGTAQRHGRTGTATEHHAAYLVELSKAWADDPRRPVWVQEVGAPAPLIHAEHAAAFTEATVAGVLDCTDVWGVTWWCSHDVARDLADFPELEYSLGLLTNDRQPKPAGRTLARIVKEQRPYAPAVRTTALVVDTTPGRSVCAPGGAVFEAFARLTADGARPTTVLASRADDKEHLAARGITAVVTPDQVTE, from the coding sequence ATGCCCTCTGCCGTGCGCTTCGGCGTCAACTACACCCCGAGCGTCGGGTGGTTCCACCACTGGCTCGACTTCGACCTCGACTCCGTGCGCGCCGACCTCGACTCGATCGCCGCACTGGGCCTCGACCACATCCGGGTCTTCCCGCTGTGGCCGTACTTCCAGCCCAACCGCACGCTGATCCGCCCGCGCGCCGTCGAGCAGCTCGTCGCGCTCGCCGACGCGGCCGCCGAGCGCGGGCTCGACGTCAACGTCGATGGACTGCAAGGCCACTTGTCGAGCTTCGACTTCCTGCCGGCCTGGACACAGACCTGGCACCGGCGGAACATCTTCACCGATCCGACGGTCGTCGAGGGAGAGGCGGAGTACCTGCGCACCCTCGCCGCCGCGCTCGCCGACCGGCCGAACTTCATCGGCATGACGATCGGCAACGAGGTCAACCAGTTCGCGGCCGGGCCGCATCCCGACCCGGACCGCATCACCCCCGAGCAGGCGGGCGCGTGGCTGCGGCGCCTGCTCGCCGCGTGCGCGCAGGGCGCCCCCGGGAAGCTGCATCTGCACGCCTCGTACGACGCCGCCTGGTACCAGGACGACCAGCCCTTCACACCCGGACACTCCGCCCGTCTGGGGGACATGACCGCCGTGCACTCCTGGGTGTTCAACGGCACGGCCCAGCGTCACGGCCGCACGGGCACCGCCACCGAGCACCACGCCGCCTACCTCGTCGAGCTGTCCAAGGCCTGGGCGGACGACCCGCGCCGCCCGGTCTGGGTCCAGGAGGTCGGCGCGCCCGCCCCGCTGATCCACGCCGAGCACGCCGCCGCGTTCACCGAGGCGACCGTCGCGGGCGTCCTCGACTGCACGGACGTGTGGGGCGTGACCTGGTGGTGCTCGCACGACGTGGCCCGCGACCTGGCCGATTTCCCCGAACTCGAGTACAGCCTCGGCCTGTTGACCAATGACCGGCAGCCCAAGCCCGCCGGGAGGACCCTCGCCCGGATCGTCAAGGAGCAGCGGCCGTACGCACCCGCCGTACGCACCACCGCGCTGGTCGTCGACACCACCCCCGGCCGCTCCGTCTGCGCCCCCGGCGGCGCCGTCTTCGAGGCCTTCGCCCGGCTCACCG